One window from the genome of Mucilaginibacter ginsenosidivorans encodes:
- the acpS gene encoding holo-ACP synthase produces MIFGVGIDMVEVERIATSISREAGFRELVFSGSEIIYCESKKCRFEHYAARFAAKEAFFKALGTGWADGTAFSEVEVTNAEDGKPEIKLLRQTLETVSKMGVLKFSVSLTHTRTMASAIVIIEK; encoded by the coding sequence ATGATATTTGGTGTAGGGATAGATATGGTTGAAGTAGAACGTATCGCAACCAGCATAAGCAGGGAAGCGGGGTTCAGGGAGCTGGTATTTTCGGGAAGCGAAATCATTTATTGCGAATCAAAAAAGTGCAGGTTCGAACATTATGCCGCCCGTTTCGCCGCCAAGGAGGCTTTTTTTAAGGCTTTAGGTACTGGTTGGGCTGACGGTACGGCATTCAGCGAAGTAGAGGTAACCAATGCAGAAGATGGTAAGCCCGAAATAAAATTATTGAGACAAACGTTGGAAACCGTGAGCAAAATGGGCGTACTAAAATTTTCAGTTTCATTAACCCACACCAGAACAATGGCGTCGGCTATTGTTATTATTGAAAAGTGA
- a CDS encoding phenylacetate--CoA ligase family protein, translating to MTTTQEKDQHITITAAQEKKLRELVQYVSVNSPFYRELFARYNIDVASINTLDDLNKIPTTEKDDIQKRNNDFLCVPAEKIVEYTSTSGTLGGPVSIALTDKDLDRLAYNEYNSFLCADGSKDDIYQLMLTLDRQFMAGIAYYSGIRKIGAGIIRLGPGVPALQWETIKRLKPTAIVAVPSFILKLISFAKENNIDVNSSSVKKAICIGENIRNNDFSLNMLGKKITEAWDIHLYSTYASTEMQTAFTECSEGRGGHCQPELVIVELLDENNKQVEPGTPGEVTITTLGVEGMPLLRYKTGDICMYFDEPCACGRTTLRLSPLMGRKKQMIKFKGTTLYPPALFDLLTEREEILDFVVEVYSNDIGLDQVSLYLVPADNSEECDHRIRAYLQARLRVSPHIKYVTPEEIHKIQFNEANRKAIKFIDRR from the coding sequence ATGACAACTACACAGGAAAAAGATCAGCATATAACTATAACAGCCGCACAGGAGAAGAAACTAAGGGAATTGGTGCAATATGTTTCGGTCAATTCGCCTTTCTACCGGGAGTTGTTTGCCAGGTATAATATCGATGTCGCCAGCATTAATACGCTTGATGATCTTAACAAGATCCCCACAACCGAAAAGGACGATATACAGAAAAGGAATAATGATTTTTTATGTGTACCGGCAGAAAAGATAGTTGAATATACTTCAACATCAGGTACCCTGGGCGGGCCTGTAAGCATTGCGCTGACCGATAAGGACCTCGACCGGCTGGCCTATAACGAGTATAATTCGTTCCTGTGTGCCGATGGATCTAAGGATGACATTTATCAACTGATGCTGACGCTGGACAGGCAGTTTATGGCGGGCATTGCCTATTATTCGGGTATCCGAAAGATTGGGGCCGGTATAATCAGGCTTGGCCCCGGTGTGCCGGCTTTGCAGTGGGAGACGATCAAAAGGCTTAAACCGACCGCGATAGTTGCCGTACCGTCGTTCATTTTGAAGCTGATCAGTTTCGCCAAAGAAAATAACATCGACGTTAACAGCTCGTCGGTTAAAAAAGCCATTTGTATAGGTGAGAATATCCGTAACAACGATTTTTCACTTAACATGCTCGGCAAAAAGATAACAGAAGCATGGGATATTCATTTGTACTCCACCTATGCCTCAACCGAAATGCAGACTGCCTTTACCGAATGCAGCGAAGGCAGGGGCGGACATTGCCAGCCGGAGCTTGTTATCGTAGAGTTGCTGGATGAAAACAACAAACAGGTTGAACCTGGCACACCCGGTGAGGTTACTATTACCACCCTCGGTGTTGAAGGTATGCCCCTGCTGCGTTATAAAACCGGCGACATCTGCATGTATTTTGATGAGCCATGCGCCTGTGGCAGAACAACTTTACGCCTGTCTCCGCTGATGGGGCGTAAAAAGCAGATGATCAAATTCAAGGGGACGACCTTATATCCGCCCGCATTGTTCGATCTGCTAACCGAGCGCGAGGAAATACTGGATTTTGTAGTTGAAGTTTACTCCAATGATATCGGCCTCGACCAGGTGTCACTGTATCTTGTCCCGGCAGACAACAGCGAAGAATGCGACCACCGCATACGGGCGTACCTGCAGGCAAGGTTACGGGTTAGTCCGCATATTAAATATGTGACGCCGGAAGAGATACACAAAATCCAATTTAACGAGGCGAACCGCAAGGCGATAAAATTCATTGACAGGCGGTGA
- the fabG gene encoding 3-oxoacyl-ACP reductase FabG, translating into MKCALVTGGSRGIGRAICLQLAAKGYYVLINYKSNREEAENTLSQISGKGEILQFDVADREQIQQVLGGWIAANENKPIEVLVNNAGIRDDSLMAWMGEEQWDKVLKTNLDSFFFVTRIVLSGMLASKYGRIINIVSLSGIKGLAGQTNYSAAKAGVIGATKALAQEVARQGITVNALAPGFIKTDMTEGLDEKELKAIIPAKRFGLPEEVAHAAAFFASPEASYITGQVLSINGGLYT; encoded by the coding sequence ATGAAATGTGCATTAGTTACCGGCGGCTCAAGGGGCATTGGCAGGGCCATTTGCCTGCAATTGGCTGCCAAAGGCTATTATGTGCTGATCAATTATAAAAGCAACCGCGAAGAAGCCGAAAACACCCTTTCGCAGATCAGCGGCAAGGGGGAAATATTGCAATTTGATGTGGCGGACAGGGAGCAGATCCAACAGGTATTGGGTGGCTGGATAGCCGCCAATGAAAATAAACCAATAGAAGTGCTGGTAAACAACGCAGGCATCCGCGACGATAGCCTGATGGCCTGGATGGGCGAAGAACAATGGGATAAGGTACTCAAAACCAATCTCGATAGTTTTTTCTTTGTAACCCGTATCGTATTGAGCGGCATGCTTGCCAGCAAATACGGGCGCATCATCAATATTGTATCTCTTTCGGGTATCAAAGGTTTGGCCGGGCAAACCAATTATTCGGCTGCCAAGGCAGGCGTTATCGGCGCTACCAAAGCTCTGGCGCAGGAAGTGGCACGCCAGGGCATCACCGTAAATGCGCTAGCCCCGGGTTTCATCAAAACTGATATGACCGAAGGACTGGATGAAAAAGAATTGAAAGCTATTATACCGGCCAAACGCTTCGGTTTGCCCGAAGAGGTGGCACATGCCGCGGCATTTTTTGCATCGCCGGAAGCCTCCTATATAACCGGGCAGGTATTGTCAATCAACGGCGGCTTATATACCTGA
- the glgP gene encoding alpha-glucan family phosphorylase translates to MTKEEIFGYTPDPQYNKAVAYFSMEFAIDQALKIYSGGLGFLAGSHMRSAYELKQNVIGIGMLWKYGYYDQFRDLNAEMKPMFVEKGYSFLKDTGIMFTVPVHDSPVHVRAYLLQPSTFGSAPIFLLTTNLNENDEQSRSISYKLYDSNEATRIAQSIILGIGGAMLIDKLGLNIDVYHMNEGHSLPLNFYLYSKYQNLAEVKKRVIFTTHTPEAAGNEEHRYALLKEMSFFYHLQDHEVKHILNLEGDSLNYTVAALKFAKKANGVSKMHAEVAREMWKGNPGICDIVDITNAQNKTYWKDDELEKALANNDDKAIVARKKEMKRQLFKVVADQCGKIFDENVLTIVWARRFAGYKRADLMMRDWDRFIKLVFNADYPVQVIWAGKPYPEDYGAIEQFNQIIRRARPLANCAVLTGYELALSALAKKGSDVWLNNPRMYREASGTSGMTAAFNGSINLSLPDGWVPEFAKDRKNSFVITPADNNLSNDEKDHREAESLMDTLENTILPMYYKDQKKWLSIIKTAAADVAPAFDSGRMADEYYKVMYNV, encoded by the coding sequence ATGACAAAAGAAGAGATATTCGGCTATACTCCCGACCCACAATACAACAAGGCAGTTGCTTACTTCAGCATGGAATTTGCCATCGACCAGGCGTTGAAAATATACAGCGGCGGCCTTGGTTTCCTGGCCGGCTCACACATGCGCAGCGCGTACGAATTAAAGCAGAATGTTATCGGCATCGGCATGCTCTGGAAATATGGATATTACGACCAGTTTCGAGATCTGAATGCCGAAATGAAACCAATGTTTGTTGAAAAAGGATATTCTTTCCTTAAAGACACGGGCATTATGTTCACCGTACCGGTGCACGATTCGCCGGTGCACGTCAGGGCCTACCTGCTGCAACCGTCAACGTTTGGCTCGGCGCCGATTTTTTTGCTGACAACAAACCTGAACGAGAACGACGAACAATCGCGCTCGATCAGCTATAAATTGTACGACTCAAACGAGGCGACACGCATCGCGCAGTCGATTATACTTGGTATAGGCGGCGCCATGCTGATCGATAAGCTTGGATTGAATATTGATGTGTACCACATGAACGAGGGACACTCCCTTCCCTTGAATTTTTATCTGTACTCCAAATATCAAAACCTGGCGGAAGTAAAAAAGAGGGTGATATTCACCACGCATACGCCCGAAGCTGCCGGCAACGAGGAGCACAGGTACGCGCTGCTGAAAGAGATGTCATTTTTTTACCACTTGCAGGACCATGAGGTAAAACACATCTTAAACCTCGAGGGCGATTCGCTTAACTATACTGTCGCCGCGTTGAAATTTGCAAAAAAAGCCAACGGCGTTTCCAAAATGCACGCCGAGGTGGCCCGCGAGATGTGGAAAGGTAATCCGGGCATTTGCGATATTGTTGACATCACCAATGCACAGAACAAAACCTACTGGAAGGATGATGAGCTCGAAAAGGCATTGGCAAACAATGATGATAAGGCCATAGTGGCCCGGAAAAAGGAAATGAAGCGCCAACTATTTAAAGTTGTTGCCGACCAATGCGGGAAGATATTTGACGAAAATGTACTTACCATAGTGTGGGCAAGGCGTTTTGCCGGCTACAAAAGAGCCGATCTGATGATGCGCGATTGGGACAGGTTCATCAAGCTGGTGTTTAATGCCGATTATCCTGTGCAGGTGATATGGGCGGGCAAACCATACCCGGAAGATTATGGGGCAATAGAGCAATTTAACCAGATCATACGCCGTGCCAGGCCTTTAGCCAACTGCGCGGTATTGACAGGCTATGAACTGGCGCTTTCGGCCCTTGCAAAAAAGGGCTCGGATGTTTGGTTAAACAATCCGCGCATGTATCGCGAGGCATCTGGTACCAGCGGTATGACGGCTGCCTTTAACGGCAGCATCAATCTTTCATTACCGGATGGCTGGGTACCGGAATTTGCCAAAGACAGGAAGAACAGTTTTGTCATAACACCTGCGGATAATAACCTTTCGAACGACGAGAAAGATCATAGGGAAGCAGAAAGTTTGATGGATACGCTGGAAAACACGATACTACCCATGTACTATAAAGACCAGAAAAAATGGTTATCTATTATAAAAACGGCAGCTGCTGATGTTGCGCCGGCATTTGACTCGGGCCGGATGGCGGATGAATATTACAAGGTAATGTATAACGTATAA
- a CDS encoding beta-ketoacyl-[acyl-carrier-protein] synthase family protein — protein sequence MQNRDAKYCVSTIENMGSQVYIAGLGVISAIGNNVADHLAAFEREEAGMGDITLLNTVHKGELPVAEVKLTDAELVAMTGLTTHNSRTTLLSLVAAKEALEDAGIPGLNSFRVGFVSANTVGGMDKSEDFFVKFLADNNKGKLRNVFDHECGSMTEIVADQLGIRDFMTTISTACSSSANAIFYGARLVKNDIVDVVIAGGADALTRFTLNGFNTLMILDKQFCKPFDEHREGLNLGEGAGYLVLVSDKVKKTLNKEPYCVLSGYANSNDAYHQTASSPDGTGSYLAMKGALAKAGLQPADIDYINLHGTGTPNNDSAEGTAIKRVFDPHYPPMSSTKSYTGHTLGASGGIEAVFSVLAIKHGIIYPNLRFETQMSELPFAPETEFLSGQNIENVMSNSFGFGGNCTSLIFSQA from the coding sequence ATGCAAAACAGAGACGCAAAATATTGCGTCTCTACGATAGAAAATATGGGCTCACAGGTTTACATAGCAGGTTTAGGGGTTATTTCAGCAATCGGGAATAACGTGGCGGATCATTTGGCCGCCTTTGAGAGAGAGGAGGCCGGTATGGGCGATATTACCCTATTAAACACCGTTCATAAAGGGGAATTGCCGGTTGCAGAGGTGAAGCTTACCGATGCTGAGTTGGTAGCCATGACCGGCCTGACAACCCACAACAGCCGCACCACCTTGCTGAGCCTGGTAGCGGCAAAAGAGGCGCTTGAGGATGCTGGTATACCCGGTTTAAATTCATTTCGTGTAGGCTTTGTTTCGGCCAACACCGTCGGCGGGATGGATAAGAGCGAAGATTTCTTCGTTAAATTCCTGGCAGACAATAATAAGGGGAAGCTGCGCAATGTGTTCGACCATGAATGTGGTAGTATGACCGAGATCGTAGCTGACCAACTGGGTATCCGCGATTTTATGACCACGATAAGCACGGCATGTTCATCGTCTGCAAATGCGATCTTTTATGGGGCAAGATTAGTTAAAAATGATATAGTTGATGTGGTAATAGCCGGCGGTGCCGACGCGCTGACGAGGTTCACCCTAAACGGTTTCAATACGCTGATGATACTGGATAAGCAATTTTGCAAGCCCTTTGATGAGCACCGCGAAGGATTGAACTTAGGAGAGGGCGCGGGTTACCTGGTATTGGTTTCGGATAAGGTTAAAAAAACCTTAAACAAAGAGCCGTACTGCGTACTCAGCGGCTATGCCAACAGCAACGACGCCTATCATCAAACGGCCTCGTCGCCCGATGGTACGGGATCGTACCTGGCCATGAAGGGGGCCCTTGCCAAAGCCGGCCTGCAACCCGCGGATATTGATTATATCAACCTGCACGGTACCGGCACGCCTAACAATGATAGCGCCGAAGGAACGGCTATCAAACGGGTATTCGACCCGCATTACCCGCCCATGAGTTCGACCAAATCCTACACCGGGCATACCCTGGGTGCAAGCGGCGGCATCGAGGCGGTATTTTCGGTACTGGCTATCAAACATGGTATTATTTATCCCAACCTTCGTTTCGAGACACAAATGAGCGAACTGCCTTTTGCCCCGGAAACAGAATTTTTGAGCGGCCAAAATATCGAAAACGTTATGTCCAACTCATTCGGGTTTGGCGGCAATTGTACATCGTTAATATTTTCGCAGGCGTAA
- a CDS encoding 3-hydroxyacyl-ACP dehydratase, whose amino-acid sequence MTLPAEDIIPLIPQKPPFVMVGRLMSSDENLTRSSFVIPENNVFVKKGLFQEAGLMENIAQTAALRAGYIAQSENKPVAVGYIGAVSKFEVFDLPKTGDEIVTEISVQNQVFDIAVLSGKVWLGENLMAQCEMKVFSKNE is encoded by the coding sequence ATGACACTGCCGGCTGAAGATATAATCCCTTTAATTCCGCAAAAACCTCCGTTTGTAATGGTGGGCAGGTTGATGAGCAGCGATGAAAATTTGACGCGAAGCAGCTTTGTTATTCCGGAAAATAACGTTTTTGTAAAGAAAGGGCTTTTCCAGGAGGCGGGCCTGATGGAGAACATTGCCCAAACTGCCGCCTTGCGCGCAGGTTACATAGCACAATCGGAAAATAAGCCGGTTGCTGTGGGCTATATTGGCGCGGTAAGTAAATTTGAAGTGTTTGATCTGCCCAAAACTGGTGATGAGATCGTGACAGAAATCAGCGTTCAAAACCAGGTGTTTGATATCGCCGTACTTTCCGGAAAGGTTTGGCTGGGCGAAAATTTGATGGCCCAATGCGAAATGAAAGTGTTCAGCAAAAATGAATAA
- a CDS encoding M64 family metallopeptidase — protein sequence MKRCLMLVCIAIMAVAVSCQKKSIKPKPDPKPLVYHTDGEVKKLYGNDPNGINMVIVGDAFIKDDLDTGGYYDQQVKMLVDYFFSVAPYKQNKEHFNVYVVYAESKKRGASQGFNADDTTRKLKSYFSTDVTRLLQVGDYATCYQYVQDAVPLYAANMMVVLVNDKAYGGSGGDVAVISTNELSKYIMIHEIGHSFGGLADEYADSQEAALTTASDAQFFPNTDTTNDPAKIKWMQYFPVHAYKGIVGAYQGGYYRATGVYRPELYSVMFDLGHPNYNAPSREAITRQIDAILNIPFDFNAFLNTDSASAKATTLGIGTIRPPMHDFIGMKNRVILMKKNKKQ from the coding sequence ATGAAACGGTGCCTTATGCTTGTGTGTATTGCCATAATGGCCGTGGCCGTGTCGTGCCAAAAAAAATCGATTAAACCGAAGCCTGACCCCAAACCCCTTGTTTACCATACAGATGGTGAAGTAAAAAAATTGTACGGCAACGATCCCAATGGCATTAACATGGTTATTGTGGGCGATGCTTTCATCAAAGACGACCTGGACACCGGCGGGTATTACGACCAGCAGGTTAAAATGCTGGTGGATTATTTTTTTAGCGTAGCGCCCTATAAGCAAAATAAAGAGCACTTCAATGTTTACGTGGTTTATGCCGAATCAAAAAAGCGGGGCGCGTCGCAGGGTTTCAATGCTGATGATACAACCAGGAAACTGAAATCTTATTTCTCGACGGATGTTACCAGGCTGCTCCAGGTAGGGGATTACGCTACCTGCTATCAATATGTTCAGGATGCTGTCCCCCTTTACGCCGCGAATATGATGGTGGTATTGGTTAACGATAAGGCCTACGGTGGTTCGGGCGGAGACGTAGCCGTAATATCGACCAACGAGCTTTCAAAATACATTATGATCCACGAGATCGGCCACTCGTTCGGCGGCCTGGCCGATGAGTACGCCGACAGCCAGGAGGCCGCTCTTACAACAGCCTCAGATGCCCAATTTTTTCCGAATACCGATACGACCAATGACCCCGCGAAGATCAAATGGATGCAGTATTTCCCGGTACATGCCTATAAGGGTATAGTTGGCGCTTACCAGGGCGGGTATTACCGGGCCACCGGCGTGTACCGTCCCGAGCTTTACAGTGTGATGTTCGACCTTGGTCACCCCAATTATAACGCCCCCAGCAGGGAAGCCATAACCCGCCAGATAGATGCCATCCTGAATATCCCTTTTGATTTCAACGCATTTCTGAATACGGACAGCGCATCTGCAAAGGCTACCACTTTGGGGATAGGTACCATCCGCCCGCCAATGCATGATTTCATCGGTATGAAAAACCGGGTAATATTGATGAAGAAGAATAAAAAACAATAA
- a CDS encoding HAL/PAL/TAL family ammonia-lyase — translation MIQIGQSTLSLEDFAELVIKHKEVALDKAAMDKVKANFEFLKKFSSNKLIYGINTGFGPMAQYKVSEENILQLQYNLIRSHSSGSGKLMPPQLSRALMVARLNSFMQAYSGVHSEVIELLQAMINHDICPCIYEHGGVGASGDLVQLAHLGLVLIGEGEVQFEGGVYPTIEIFNRFNIKPLSIHIREGLAIINGTSAMTGIGLINIIQAKKLLNWAVLFSAMINEVVQAFDDHYSHELNIVKHHKGQNAVATTMREILKDSKMIRDRSEHLYNPDNLDQEVFEDKVQEYYSLRCVTQVLGPIYDTIAQAENVLVNELNSVNDNPVIDHVNHNIFHGGNFHGDYVSLEMDKLKIAITKLSMLCERQLNYLLNNKLNQKLPPFVNLGVLGFNFGMQGMQFTATSTVAENQTMSFPMYVHSIPNNNDNQDIVSMGCNAALMTKRVIDNSFEVLAIHLVTILQAIDYIECHDRLASVSMSLYDRVRPIFPKFVEDKAPYKNMALVKDFLENSDNIIAVK, via the coding sequence ATGATACAAATTGGACAAAGCACGCTTTCCCTCGAAGATTTTGCTGAGCTGGTAATTAAACATAAGGAAGTTGCTTTGGATAAGGCCGCTATGGATAAGGTGAAGGCCAATTTTGAATTCCTGAAAAAATTTTCGTCCAACAAGCTCATTTATGGTATCAATACCGGTTTCGGGCCAATGGCGCAATATAAGGTTAGCGAGGAAAATATCCTGCAGCTTCAATATAATTTGATCCGCAGCCATTCATCCGGCAGCGGCAAACTGATGCCGCCGCAATTGTCGAGAGCATTGATGGTGGCCCGTTTGAACAGCTTTATGCAGGCTTATTCGGGTGTTCACAGCGAAGTGATCGAACTATTGCAGGCGATGATCAATCACGACATTTGCCCCTGCATTTACGAGCACGGAGGCGTGGGCGCCAGCGGCGATCTGGTACAGTTGGCACATTTGGGCCTTGTGCTGATCGGCGAAGGCGAGGTCCAGTTTGAGGGTGGTGTTTACCCAACCATCGAAATATTCAACCGCTTTAACATCAAGCCGCTTTCCATTCATATCCGCGAGGGTTTGGCTATCATAAACGGCACTTCGGCCATGACGGGTATCGGGCTGATCAACATAATCCAGGCTAAAAAATTACTGAACTGGGCGGTTTTATTTTCGGCCATGATAAACGAAGTGGTGCAGGCATTTGACGATCACTATTCACACGAATTGAACATCGTTAAGCACCACAAAGGTCAGAACGCTGTGGCCACTACCATGCGGGAGATATTGAAGGACAGTAAAATGATACGCGACCGTTCGGAGCATTTGTATAATCCGGATAACCTCGACCAGGAAGTATTTGAAGATAAGGTGCAGGAATATTATTCGCTGCGCTGTGTTACCCAGGTTTTGGGCCCGATATACGATACCATTGCACAGGCCGAAAATGTATTGGTGAACGAGCTGAACTCGGTGAACGATAACCCGGTTATCGATCATGTGAATCATAATATTTTCCACGGCGGTAATTTCCATGGCGACTATGTATCGCTCGAAATGGATAAGCTGAAAATAGCCATCACCAAACTATCTATGCTTTGCGAACGGCAGCTCAATTACCTGCTGAATAATAAGCTGAATCAAAAACTGCCTCCATTTGTGAACCTTGGCGTATTGGGATTCAATTTCGGTATGCAGGGCATGCAGTTTACGGCTACCTCTACAGTAGCGGAAAATCAGACGATGTCGTTCCCGATGTATGTGCACAGCATACCCAACAACAATGATAACCAGGATATCGTGAGCATGGGCTGCAACGCCGCGCTGATGACCAAACGTGTTATCGATAATTCGTTCGAAGTGCTGGCTATTCACCTGGTAACCATCCTCCAGGCAATTGACTATATCGAATGCCACGACAGGCTGGCATCGGTTTCCATGTCGCTGTACGACCGTGTTCGCCCGATATTCCCGAAATTTGTCGAGGATAAGGCCCCTTATAAAAACATGGCATTGGTAAAAGACTTCCTGGAAAATTCGGATAACATCATCGCTGTAAAATGA
- a CDS encoding beta-ketoacyl-[acyl-carrier-protein] synthase family protein: protein MSGKDVFVIADNVFTPLGKTTMENFDLLKQNISAVKRQGDKSQPCYAALFDQDEVLLNEWDYTKFEQLLIRSVSDALGQAGIDATGEKTILIISSTKGNISLLETEENGPGLQERIALSTSAALVAKYFGFVNQPVIISNACVSGVIAIITAMRLLRTGQYETAVVVGADVISEFVLSGFRSFQALSPQVCRPFDRSRDGLNLGEGAGTIMLSSGKKYTGHIKVMGGGVSNDANHISGPSRTGQELAYAINRSLTDAGLTADDIDFISAHGTATVYNDEMEANAIGLAGLRNVPLNSLKGYYGHTLGAAGLIESIISIRSMKAGPFLPTPGFTELGVTQPVNVCASPLDISAKNILKTASGFGGCNAAVVFGK from the coding sequence ATGAGCGGGAAGGACGTATTTGTAATTGCTGATAATGTTTTTACGCCTTTGGGTAAAACCACCATGGAGAACTTCGACCTTCTTAAGCAAAATATTTCTGCAGTAAAACGGCAAGGCGACAAGTCGCAGCCGTGCTACGCCGCTTTATTTGACCAGGACGAGGTACTCCTTAACGAATGGGATTACACCAAATTTGAACAGTTGCTTATTCGTTCTGTCAGCGATGCACTCGGTCAGGCCGGGATAGATGCAACGGGTGAAAAAACAATATTGATCATTTCGTCCACCAAAGGGAATATCAGCCTTTTGGAAACGGAAGAGAATGGCCCCGGCTTACAGGAACGTATCGCCTTATCAACTTCGGCTGCACTGGTGGCAAAATATTTCGGTTTTGTCAATCAACCTGTTATTATATCCAATGCATGCGTGTCGGGTGTCATAGCCATTATCACCGCCATGCGGTTATTGCGCACAGGGCAATATGAGACCGCCGTAGTTGTGGGCGCCGATGTGATCTCTGAATTTGTATTGTCCGGTTTCCGGTCGTTCCAGGCTTTAAGTCCGCAGGTATGCCGCCCCTTTGACAGGTCGCGGGATGGTTTGAATTTAGGTGAAGGCGCCGGAACCATCATGCTTTCGTCCGGTAAAAAATATACTGGTCATATTAAAGTAATGGGCGGTGGCGTCAGCAATGATGCAAATCATATCTCCGGCCCATCGCGTACGGGGCAGGAACTGGCCTATGCCATTAACAGGTCGTTAACCGATGCCGGGCTGACCGCCGATGATATTGATTTCATTTCGGCACATGGCACAGCTACCGTTTACAATGATGAAATGGAGGCAAATGCTATTGGCCTGGCTGGTTTACGAAATGTGCCCCTGAATAGCCTGAAAGGTTACTATGGGCATACTTTGGGTGCAGCGGGGCTGATCGAATCGATCATTTCCATCCGGTCGATGAAAGCGGGCCCGTTCCTGCCAACTCCTGGTTTTACTGAATTGGGTGTTACGCAGCCGGTCAACGTTTGTGCGTCGCCATTGGATATTTCGGCCAAAAACATACTCAAAACCGCATCCGGTTTCGGCGGTTGTAATGCTGCCGTGGTTTTTGGTAAATAA
- a CDS encoding beta-ketoacyl synthase N-terminal-like domain-containing protein codes for MKVFIRSAAAISAQDTFRNEGFLDQPVEYTGTRLPVIEPDYKEYIDPKLIRRMSHVIKRGVAAAKQCLNEANIEMPGAVITGTAFGCMEDTITFLTRIVEGDEEMLPPTAFIQSTHNTVAAQIALMLKCHEYNNTFVHKGISFESALTDAVMLLNEGDTDTVLAGGTEEMVETSFKVLTRLGLYKRHPVSNLNLFDEDSKGTIGSEGAAFFLLTAEPSDENMAELVAVRTLYKPDDLQKAINSFVSANGLRLDDIDLLITGKNGDIRNDSVYKDLQNDLFKNIPAGNYKHLCGEYPVSASFALWLAANILKKGMVPPVVSEKKANDQPPKKILIYNHYQNKYHSLMLVSAV; via the coding sequence ATGAAAGTTTTTATCCGTTCAGCTGCCGCCATATCTGCCCAGGACACTTTTCGCAATGAAGGGTTTCTCGACCAGCCCGTGGAATACACCGGCACACGCCTGCCGGTGATAGAGCCGGATTATAAAGAATACATCGATCCCAAACTGATACGGCGCATGAGCCATGTTATCAAAAGGGGTGTTGCCGCCGCAAAGCAGTGTTTGAATGAAGCTAATATCGAAATGCCGGGGGCTGTCATCACCGGAACGGCCTTTGGTTGCATGGAAGATACCATTACATTTTTAACGCGGATAGTGGAAGGGGACGAGGAAATGCTGCCGCCAACGGCATTCATCCAGTCAACCCATAACACCGTTGCTGCACAAATAGCCCTGATGCTGAAATGCCATGAATACAACAATACTTTTGTGCATAAGGGCATCTCGTTTGAAAGCGCGCTGACCGATGCCGTGATGTTGTTAAACGAAGGGGATACCGATACAGTACTCGCAGGCGGCACGGAAGAAATGGTAGAGACAAGTTTTAAGGTACTTACCCGTTTGGGGCTTTACAAGCGGCACCCGGTCTCTAATCTCAACTTATTTGATGAAGATTCGAAAGGTACGATAGGCAGTGAAGGCGCTGCGTTTTTCCTGCTGACCGCTGAGCCTTCGGATGAAAATATGGCTGAACTTGTCGCTGTCCGCACACTATATAAACCCGATGACCTGCAGAAAGCTATCAATTCATTTGTTTCCGCCAACGGGCTGCGCCTGGATGACATCGACCTGCTGATCACAGGGAAAAACGGGGATATACGGAACGATTCTGTTTATAAAGATCTGCAAAACGATCTGTTTAAAAATATCCCGGCCGGTAATTACAAACACCTTTGCGGCGAATACCCGGTATCGGCCTCGTTTGCATTGTGGCTGGCGGCGAATATTTTGAAGAAGGGGATGGTGCCTCCGGTGGTTTCAGAGAAAAAGGCCAATGATCAGCCTCCTAAAAAAATACTTATATATAATCATTATCAAAACAAGTATCATTCGCTGATGCTGGTTTCCGCTGTTTAA